The window CAAGCTGGTGTTCTCGCGCCAAAGCATCAGTCCGAAGATAGCCAGCAGCACTGCCGCAAAAGTGGGGACGAAGCTCCACCATGGCCTGCGCATCACCACTCGCCGCACCCGCGGCGGCTCGGTCCTGATTGCCTGAAGCAGCCGCTCACGCGAACGCTGTGGAGGGGCAGACCCCACGCTCGACAACGCCAGCATGGCCATTTGCGAATTGATTTCTTCCAGTTCGCGTCGGCAGCCTGCGCATTCCTTGAGGTGCTCGCGAAATTCTGCGGTATCGGAGGCAGGCAGCTCGTGCAGCGCATAGAGCGCTAGATCGTCTGCGAATTGCTGATGATCTCTCATGCCGCGAGCCCCTTTCTGAGCGCTGCCAGAGCTGCTCGAATGCGCGTCTTGATTGTTCCCAGCGGCTCGCCTGTTTTGGCCGCAACTTCGGAATGCGTGAGGCCATGAAAGAAAGCAAGCTCCAGCGCTCGGCGTTGTTCAAGCGGCAACTGCTCGACTGCGCTGCGGATTCTGGCAATCGCCCGATTGCGGTCCGCCGTCTGTTCCAAATCGGAATCGATGGAAATGACTACGTCGTCGATATCCGACTCCGGACGCCTCCTACGCAACTGGTCGATTGCACGATGCCGTGCGATTACAGCGAGCCAGGCGCCGAGACTGCCGCGATTTGAATCGAACGTCTCCGGCTTCCTCCAAAGTTGCAGAAAGATTTCCTGCAGGATGTCTTCGGCCTGCGCAGTATCGCCCAGCACGCGCAGCGCCACCGAATACACCACCTGCGCGTAACGGTCATGCAGCACGGCAAGCGCGTCTTGGTCGCCGGCGCGGATGCGGGAGATCAGCATGGAATCCGTCACCTGGGAGTGGTCTTTGGCGCTCGTGGCCGAGCTCATTTCCTTTCCTTAAGAACGAATCAGTGTCGTCGCTCGGATTGCATTTCCGAGGAGGTGAAGGCCGATTCTAACGCACACGGAGACAAGTCACTCAGCGGCCACTTCCCAGAGCGGAGTTGAGCAGCGTCGCCAAGCGCACGCCTGCTTTCGCAAGCTGTTCTTCGACAATCGGATGCGACACATCGTCGTACCGGGCACCCAAATCAATATGCAGGTCGGCCATGCGCTTGCCGATGTGGTTGTCGGCGCATGAACTGACTTTGTTTCCGGGCTCACGGGGAATGAAAGCAGGCAGAGCACGGTAGGCGGTGACGGCAGCGTCGTGTCCCTCCCAGGCCCAATCGATTGGCTGACCGACGTTCCACCGAGGAGCTCGGGAGTGATAGCGGATGTCGATAAAGTCGGCGAACTCCTCGACCGTCATGTCGTGATCGTCAAGGAGGCTCTCGAGAAGACCGGTATCCCAAACCGAGTGCAGATTCGGGAAGTAGTCTTCGCGCTGCGGGCTCGTAAGGCGCGGCGCCTCATCTTCGAAGGCAACCGGCACACAATTTCCGCCTTCGTCGCTGTTGTCTTCATCGTGGAGCGGCTGATGAATGTCGCCGACCAGGTGAATGACAAAGCGCAGAGCGTCGCCACGGGCGGCGGCATCCTTGCTGGTTTTGAGCTGCTGAACGTACTTATTGATCGCATCGATCACGCAGCCCGATTGGCACATTTGCGACACGTCGTATTTGTCGCGCGTGACGTTCAAAGGAATATTGACGTAGTGCAGAGGACCGGTATCGGGCTGCTCAGCCCGATAATCGTCGGCCCAGGTGGCCGCATCGGCGATTGGAGGCAGGCCGAGATTGCGGCAATAGCGGCGAAGAGCGGAGTTGACCGGCGCCGTCGCGAGAATCGCATTCACCTGTCCGGCGACCTGCGGCTGCAGGTGCTTCATCGCAATCAGGGCGACGATCTGATGACCTTCGCACCCCCAGGCATGAGCCGGCGTCGAAGATGCTGAGACGAGTAGAAGAACGAACGAGCAACACAGGGCTTTCAATTTCATCGCGGAAATTCTACCTGCTCGGTGCCCTTATTGACGCTTACTCGAGCGCTTCAGGCGTGAGTTGGATGTTTTTCTCTCCGGCTGCACGCTTTTCCCAGTATTTCTTTACCCAGGCTTCGAAGCTCTTGCCGGCCGCGGGATCGCGGTCGCTGAATTTTAGAGCGACGATATCGGAGTAGGGAATGGAGAGCTTTTCGCGGGCGTTGTTGGGGATAATGCGAACGAATGAATCGGCGAGGCTTTTTCCTGTTTTGCGGTCAAAGACATAGCCTTCGATCCTGCTGCCATCTTTTCGCGTGATGGCCACATCGCCTCGATAGTCAAAGGCTTTTTCCAGTGCTTGTCGAATGTCTTCTTCGCTTCCTAGATTGGGAAGCCAGCCTTCGAGTTTTTCGTGCGCTGTGCCTGGAGCTACTTCGAGGGTCTCTGGATTGATGCTCATCAAAACTCCGTTGGGTTACCACGAAGATCACAAAGTCAGTACCGTCCGCGGTAGCGGATCGGGTTAGCTCGATTGTGTCTGTTCACCCATTCGCTACCGCGAACCGTACTGACTTATCGATGCGTGGCCTTCGTGTTAACTCCGGGTGAGTTGTTCGCTGTTTGTCTCAATCTGTACCAGCGGATTAAACGCGTGCACCGGCCGCACTGGATCGTTCAGCAGTTTCAGCGCGCCTTCGTCCTTATGGCTCGCAAAAGTCGCGCGGATGGTCTGCAGGAATCCGCGCAGTGAGCTGAACGTGTGATCGACTGCCGAAACCTCGTAGCCGCTATGCACCATGCAGTTCGCGCAGCGCGGATTTCCCGATTCGGTACCGTACATGTGCCACTCGGTTGCTTCCATCAACTCCTGGAACGTGTCGGCGTATCCGTCTTGTAACAGATAGCAAGGCTTCTGCCAGCCGAAGATGTTGAACGTTGGCATGCCCCACGGTGTGCATGAATACTGTTGCTTGCCCATCAGGAATTCAAGAAATAGGGGCGACTGATTAAACCGCCAACTCTTCTTGCGATTAGACAAGATGGCGCGGAAAAGCCGGCGTGTGCGGGCACGTCCGAGAAAGTGCTTCTGGTCCGGTGCCTTGTCGTACGAATAGCCCGGCGAGAGCATCATGCTCTCCACGCCAAGCTTCATCATTTCGTCGAAGTGCGAACGCACGCTGTTGGGATCAGCGCCGTCGAACAGCGTCGTGTTGGTTGTGATGCGGAAGCCGCGACGGATCGCTTCGCGAATGCCTTCGACTGCTATGTCGTATCCACCTTCGCGGCAGACGGAAAAATCGTGGTGCTCGCGTTGACCATCGATGTGAACCGAGAAGGTCAGGTACTTACTGGGCTTGAACAGATCGAGCTTCTCTTTGAGCAGCAGCGCGTTGGTGCAGAGGTAAATGTACTTCTTGCGCGAGACCAAGCCTTCCACGATCTTATCGATCTCGGAATGCATGAGCGGTTCGCCGCCCGGGATGCTGACCACCGGCGCGCCGCATTCGTCAACGGCACGGAAGCATTCTTCCGGCGTGAGCTGCTGTTTGAGGATGTGAGCGGGGTACTGGATCTTGCCGCATCCGGCGCACGCCAGGTTGCAGCGGAAGAGGGGTTCGAGCATGAGCACGAGCGGATAGCGCTTGCGTCCTTTCAGCTTCTGCTTAAGGACGTAAGTCGATACCGTCCACATTTGTGAGATTGGTCCCGGCAAATTCCTTCTCTCCTCTGTCCTGCTTCTTCTCTTGTCATTCCGAACCGCGTGCTTTGGCGGCGCGGAATCCCTATTTATACCGATACCGTTTGGGCACGGTAGGGATTCCTCCCTACGGTCGGAATGACAATGCTAATTGCGTTCTGTACATACCTTCCCGTATGTCGTGAGCGCGATCAATGGGAAGTACACCCGATACAGGTGGTACGCCAAATAAAATACCCGAGGGAATCCGGTTCCTGTGTACTGCGGCTCATCCCAACCGCCGTCCTTGCGCTGCGTTCGCAGCAGATATGCAATGCCGCGGGCCACAGCGTCACTGCGAGTGTCGCCAGCCGCCAGCAATCCCATAATCGCCCACGCCGTTTGTGAGGGTGTGCTCGGACCTAGCCCCTTTTTAGTGGGATCGTCGTACGACATGCAACTCTCGCCCCATCCGCCATCCGAGTTCTGGTACATGCGCAGCCACTCCGCGGCCTGCTGAATACAGGGCTCGTGATTGTCCACACCCATGGCTTCCATTCCGCGCAAAACGAGCATCGTCCCGTAAATGTAATTGACGCCCCAGCGCCCGAACCATGAGCCATCGGATTCCTGCTTCCGTTTCAGGAATTCGAGCGCCTTCTTCACGCGGCGATCGCTCTGTGTATAACCGTAGGTCGCGAGACACTCGAGGATGCGGCCAGTGATGTCCACCGTCGCTGGATCGAGCATGGCGTTGTGATCGGCGAAGGGAATGTGCTCGAACATCATCTTGTCGTTGTCTTTGTCGAACGATGCCCACCCACCATCCTTGCACTGCATGGCAAAGATCCAGTCGATCGCTCGCTGTACCGATTCGTGCTGGTAACGCTCGTTCGGCACCTGAATTTTGCTCAGACCGAGCGCGACCATCGCGGTATCGTCCACGTCGGGATAAAACTCATTGTTGAACTCGAAATACCAGCCCGCGGGCGCCGCATCTTTCACCTTCACTGACCAGTCGCCCCTGTGCGTGACCTGCTTCTGCAGCAGCCATTCCCCAACGGCCACCATGCGCGGATCGGTCGCCGGCACTCCGGCTTCGCCGAGCGCGAACGCAGCATATGCCGTGTCCCATACAGGCGATTTGCAGGGCTGCATGCGGAAGGTTTCTTCCTCCTCGATTCCGAGCGCTTCGAACTCATCGATTGCACGGATCACCTGCGGATCGTCGGTCGAGTAGCCCAGGCATCGCAGCGCGATGATCGAATTCATAATCGCCGGATAGATGGCGGCCAGTCCGTCGCTCATCTCCATGTGTTCGATCATCCATTCTT is drawn from Terriglobales bacterium and contains these coding sequences:
- the shc gene encoding squalene--hopene cyclase — protein: MDESPRRPVQMVFGKIDDIASRVAAAVDGARRFLFSTQDPEGFWCGELEADTTLESDYILLHTLLGTRDEVRLQKTAREIIRHQNEDGGWPIYHGGPSNISATVKAYLGLKLTGHRPDDPILVRARERIFALGGVTAVNTFTKIYLCFLGQYDYDAVPAVPPEIVLFPKWFWFNIYEISSWSRGILVPLSICYAKKPFKKIPDEMGIQELFPDGRHNTDLRLKWSDKLISWRNFFLVLDRLTHWFEAVHVRPLRSIALKAAEEWMIEHMEMSDGLAAIYPAIMNSIIALRCLGYSTDDPQVIRAIDEFEALGIEEEETFRMQPCKSPVWDTAYAAFALGEAGVPATDPRMVAVGEWLLQKQVTHRGDWSVKVKDAAPAGWYFEFNNEFYPDVDDTAMVALGLSKIQVPNERYQHESVQRAIDWIFAMQCKDGGWASFDKDNDKMMFEHIPFADHNAMLDPATVDITGRILECLATYGYTQSDRRVKKALEFLKRKQESDGSWFGRWGVNYIYGTMLVLRGMEAMGVDNHEPCIQQAAEWLRMYQNSDGGWGESCMSYDDPTKKGLGPSTPSQTAWAIMGLLAAGDTRSDAVARGIAYLLRTQRKDGGWDEPQYTGTGFPRVFYLAYHLYRVYFPLIALTTYGKVCTERN
- a CDS encoding sigma-70 family RNA polymerase sigma factor, which encodes MSSATSAKDHSQVTDSMLISRIRAGDQDALAVLHDRYAQVVYSVALRVLGDTAQAEDILQEIFLQLWRKPETFDSNRGSLGAWLAVIARHRAIDQLRRRRPESDIDDVVISIDSDLEQTADRNRAIARIRSAVEQLPLEQRRALELAFFHGLTHSEVAAKTGEPLGTIKTRIRAALAALRKGLAA
- a CDS encoding S1/P1 nuclease is translated as MKLKALCCSFVLLLVSASSTPAHAWGCEGHQIVALIAMKHLQPQVAGQVNAILATAPVNSALRRYCRNLGLPPIADAATWADDYRAEQPDTGPLHYVNIPLNVTRDKYDVSQMCQSGCVIDAINKYVQQLKTSKDAAARGDALRFVIHLVGDIHQPLHDEDNSDEGGNCVPVAFEDEAPRLTSPQREDYFPNLHSVWDTGLLESLLDDHDMTVEEFADFIDIRYHSRAPRWNVGQPIDWAWEGHDAAVTAYRALPAFIPREPGNKVSSCADNHIGKRMADLHIDLGARYDDVSHPIVEEQLAKAGVRLATLLNSALGSGR
- the hpnH gene encoding adenosyl-hopene transferase HpnH, which codes for MPGPISQMWTVSTYVLKQKLKGRKRYPLVLMLEPLFRCNLACAGCGKIQYPAHILKQQLTPEECFRAVDECGAPVVSIPGGEPLMHSEIDKIVEGLVSRKKYIYLCTNALLLKEKLDLFKPSKYLTFSVHIDGQREHHDFSVCREGGYDIAVEGIREAIRRGFRITTNTTLFDGADPNSVRSHFDEMMKLGVESMMLSPGYSYDKAPDQKHFLGRARTRRLFRAILSNRKKSWRFNQSPLFLEFLMGKQQYSCTPWGMPTFNIFGWQKPCYLLQDGYADTFQELMEATEWHMYGTESGNPRCANCMVHSGYEVSAVDHTFSSLRGFLQTIRATFASHKDEGALKLLNDPVRPVHAFNPLVQIETNSEQLTRS